The genomic stretch ATAACCTACATATTTGATGGATTTCCATTAAGTTGTCCACAGCTCCTGAAGAAGTCGATCCGACGGTGGCAACTATAGATCCAATCAGTTCTGCGCGCTTAATCACAAGAAGGCGCGAGATTTACTCAATATGAAAGGCTTGCGTCCTAGTTTTCGGTCTTCTTCTAACGCGTCACGAAGGGCTTGACCTCTCAAAGCGTATTTTTCTTCTGCGAGGACCTCGATCGAGCGAACTTGTAGTCCAAGAACGATACCGGCTTTGGCGCCCAGAGAATGTGTTTGTGTAGTTGTGTATATAACGAGATCCTCCATTTTTACATCTGGATGGTTACGTTGGTACATGGATCGAGCGGCGACAACCGTAATGAGGACTGAGTCTGACGCTGTTGTCTAGTAGTATATTGGGAATGTGAAAATGTGAAAATACGTTAAGTCGCTTACTTGAATTGCCCCACCGCCAATTCCTGAGGAATTCTTGAAGGCTGATGATAACCCAAGGAGATTGGCGGCCCAATCCATAACAATTGCCTCTAACTCTGTGCAAGCAGGACTCGCCAACCACTGAAATATTGTAGTTAGTATTAGGGCGGAGGAAGCATTTGGAATGTCTTCACATTGAAACCAGGGTTGCAAGTGCTTGATGCATACAAATCTCCCAAAATCCCCTCGAATGTGCATGCCGTAGGGAAGTaggcaaagaaagaaggatgCTGCCAATGCGTTAAACCTATTTGAAAACCAACGCTTCTTGGTCATTTTTTCAACGCATTTGCTCGAACAAATACCTGGTACGATAAATTTCTGGTAATCGTCTGCAATGATTTGAAAGTCTTCACCCTCTTCGGGCGCTTCCACTGCAGGAAATAGTAAATAGCAATATTAGTTGGAGACAATGATATTTAGTCACCAAACTACTCACAAGGAATGTGCTGCCTTAAATATCCAGGCTCAACCTTAGACATAACAGTTGAATTTTGCAAAGAATAGTAGTAATCGCATATGCGATCAATGGCTTGATAGCCTGCTTTCCTAAATCTTCAACATAGAAAAAAAGCAGTCAGAGAAGTGTTAAGTGACCAAAATAATGGGACTTGATTTACTGTTCGATATCCATCTGAAAAACGATACGATATGGTGGAAAGTTGACGGAGCCCCTGTCAAGCATCATAAATTGTTCGGCAATTTCGGATCGACCCAAAATGAGAAAGCCGATTTTTGTAGCCAATCACCGGAGGACATGGTGAACCCGTGAAATTATTTCTTGACTGACTCCGAGCATCCTTCAAAAATATTTCACTGTGCCCAATGGACGCGCATAACGTCAAAGCCGCCGTTACTGCACTCAGTGAGTTGGCTCTTTCTCATGGCTGTAACCCAACTATCGTTTACTGAACTTGCGTCACCGTAGTACACGACCAACCGTATGCCTCTGCTGTGCTATTGGCCCTCGGATCTGCTTGTGTTTTGAGAGTTGTGTATCAGACATTGTCTGTTCTTCTCCAGACATTTATTCTCCCTGGAGCTAGTGTCCGTAATGTTTTGCTGACTTGTATCACGCGTCTGTCTTAACAATGGCAATAGTTGAAGCGTTATGGCGCAAAGAAAGGAGCATGGGCAGTAGTGACAGGCGCTACTGACGGA from Psilocybe cubensis strain MGC-MH-2018 chromosome 2, whole genome shotgun sequence encodes the following:
- a CDS encoding Tryptophan decarboxylase 2, producing the protein MDIEQKAGYQAIDRICDYYYSLQNSTVMSKVEPGYLRQHIPLEAPEEGEDFQIIADDYQKFIVPGLTHWQHPSFFAYFPTACTFEGILGDLYASSTCNPGFNWLASPACTELEAIVMDWAANLLGLSSAFKNSSGIGGGAIQTTASDSVLITVVAARSMYQRNHPDVKMEDLVIYTTTQTHSLGAKAGIVLGLQVRSIEVLAEEKYALRGQALRDALEEDRKLGRKPFILIATVGSTSSGAVDNLMEIHQISKEQPDLWVHVDAAWAGVALSCPETRKNLYLEDINAFVHSFCTNFHKWGLVNFDCSALWVRDRKYLTDALDITPAFLRTKQGDAGTVIDYRNWHLGLGRRFRSLKMWFVLRGFGAEGFRMYIRRCIDLNQKFAQLVRDSEELSLVTDPSLALTVFRVVPKLQSEDQPPLSTETLNEINSIFYGRVSSRSDIMLTQTNLNGIFCIRLAVGAARTTEQHIQDAFTIIEKEAKAAIEAWKTINGTITE